In a single window of the Tellurirhabdus bombi genome:
- a CDS encoding GWxTD domain-containing protein, whose amino-acid sequence MKIPVFILIIALMTGCASGKKAKEMARSRSQSGRETAQTAGRPPASTPASSAPDWKVVSINSRYLHKDSSTIRVYMNVITQKGLNYASVDDLMSRFMLNYVLYPDYNNRERLGYGNVILTKENVVKQGTADGALTVFFDVARPKNAPIGVMLAEFVDANNGRKVLHDLPIRFRSTRLSDHYALFNPKTGFPQLKNYATVDDTVIIRDVMGTSRPLTMIRYRHEFDPASSPMNTTPKAVAKSLNVDSTLTITTNQPFVLTAEGLYLMMADTNDAYGIGLVIADKRFPKMTRPEKLIKPVMYMSTTQEINELTKGESAKKALDRYWLSLMAGNQEVARRTIRAYYSRVEEANRLFTSFKEGWKTDKGMIYIVLGPPDRVQRSRDREVWIYNQRANVSEINFTFNRKPNQFVEDHYELVRYMEYQPVWYPVVEAWRTGAIRE is encoded by the coding sequence ATGAAGATACCTGTTTTTATACTGATAATTGCTCTGATGACGGGCTGTGCTTCAGGGAAAAAAGCCAAGGAAATGGCTCGAAGCCGGTCGCAATCAGGACGGGAAACCGCTCAGACAGCCGGAAGGCCGCCTGCCTCAACCCCCGCTTCGTCGGCACCCGACTGGAAAGTTGTGTCAATCAATAGCCGCTATTTGCACAAGGACTCATCAACGATCCGGGTATACATGAATGTCATTACCCAGAAAGGTCTGAACTATGCTAGTGTTGACGATCTGATGTCGCGGTTCATGCTTAATTATGTACTGTACCCAGATTATAACAATCGCGAACGGCTCGGCTACGGCAATGTCATTCTGACTAAAGAAAACGTGGTTAAGCAAGGAACGGCTGATGGCGCGTTAACCGTCTTTTTTGATGTAGCCCGGCCGAAAAATGCGCCGATAGGTGTAATGCTGGCCGAATTTGTGGATGCCAACAATGGTCGCAAAGTTCTGCACGACCTGCCCATCCGGTTCCGTTCTACCCGATTGAGCGATCATTATGCGTTGTTTAACCCGAAAACCGGGTTTCCGCAATTAAAAAACTACGCGACGGTTGATGACACAGTTATCATTCGCGACGTGATGGGAACTTCGCGTCCGTTAACAATGATTCGCTACCGCCACGAGTTTGATCCGGCCTCATCGCCGATGAATACCACGCCGAAAGCAGTGGCTAAGTCACTCAATGTGGATTCGACCTTAACGATTACTACCAATCAACCGTTTGTATTAACAGCCGAAGGGCTTTACCTGATGATGGCGGATACCAACGATGCGTACGGCATTGGTCTGGTCATTGCAGACAAGCGTTTTCCAAAGATGACTCGTCCTGAAAAATTGATCAAACCTGTGATGTACATGAGCACAACTCAGGAAATCAATGAGTTGACCAAAGGGGAGAGTGCCAAGAAAGCGCTGGATCGTTACTGGCTTAGCCTGATGGCGGGCAACCAGGAAGTAGCGCGGCGGACCATCCGGGCTTATTACAGCCGGGTCGAAGAAGCCAACCGACTGTTTACATCTTTCAAGGAAGGCTGGAAAACCGACAAAGGAATGATTTACATCGTTCTGGGGCCGCCTGACCGGGTGCAGCGTAGCCGCGACCGGGAAGTGTGGATTTACAACCAGCGGGCCAACGTGTCGGAAATTAATTTTACATTTAATAGAAAACCAAATCAATTTGTTGAGGATCACTATGAACTGGTACGATATATGGAATATCAACCCGTCTGGTATCCCGTTGTTGAAGCATGGAGAACAGGCGCAATCCGCGAGTAA
- a CDS encoding c-type cytochrome, with amino-acid sequence MKKTFGMLTAVLVAAVAFNANAQTKIPDDINQLLTKNTCLACHNPDNRLVGPAYKDVAKKKYTDAQIVELIYAPKPEHWPGYPPMAPMKQVPKDDALKIAKWINSLDASAKAPAKKAATTKKKSA; translated from the coding sequence ATGAAAAAAACGTTTGGAATGCTTACTGCGGTGCTGGTTGCTGCAGTTGCCTTCAACGCTAATGCCCAAACCAAAATCCCGGATGACATTAATCAATTACTGACAAAAAACACTTGTCTTGCCTGTCATAACCCAGATAACCGCCTGGTTGGACCTGCTTACAAGGACGTAGCCAAGAAAAAGTATACCGACGCTCAGATTGTCGAATTGATTTATGCGCCGAAGCCTGAGCACTGGCCTGGTTATCCTCCAATGGCACCGATGAAACAGGTTCCGAAGGACGATGCGCTTAAAATCGCAAAGTGGATCAATTCATTGGATGCTAGCGCAAAAGCACCTGCGAAGAAAGCAGCTACTACCAAAAAGAAGAGCGCGTAA
- a CDS encoding SDR family oxidoreductase has product MIKTEGMLREGALNGKTIIVTGGGTGLGKSMSRYFLQLGANVVICSRRLPVLEASAKELAEETGGQVLPVACDVRNPQEIEAVIAQTIDRFGQIDGLLNNSAGNFISPTERLSYKAFDVVVDIVLRGTYYFTLAVGKYWIDKGLPGTVLNISTTYATTGSGYVVPSAVAKGGALIMVKSLAAEWAKYGIRLNAIAPGPFPTKGAWDRLFPEPLLKIMDPTNRIPLKRVGDHQELANLAAYLMSDYSAYMTGECITIDGGEVLSNGEFNHLEQVPSEMWDEIAKSIKQANK; this is encoded by the coding sequence ATGATAAAAACAGAAGGCATGCTCCGCGAAGGAGCACTGAACGGGAAAACCATCATTGTCACAGGTGGCGGAACGGGGCTTGGCAAATCCATGTCGCGGTATTTTCTGCAACTGGGGGCTAACGTTGTAATTTGTAGCCGTCGGTTGCCGGTGCTGGAAGCAAGCGCCAAAGAGTTAGCCGAAGAAACAGGCGGTCAGGTGCTTCCGGTTGCGTGTGACGTGCGAAATCCGCAGGAAATTGAAGCCGTGATTGCCCAGACCATCGACCGTTTTGGCCAAATTGACGGCTTGCTCAATAATTCGGCGGGGAATTTCATTAGTCCTACCGAGCGCTTATCTTATAAGGCGTTTGATGTGGTGGTAGATATTGTCTTGCGGGGGACATATTACTTTACGCTGGCCGTGGGGAAATACTGGATTGACAAAGGTCTGCCGGGAACAGTGTTGAATATTTCAACGACCTATGCCACAACGGGTTCGGGCTATGTTGTTCCCTCGGCGGTCGCCAAAGGGGGCGCGCTGATCATGGTTAAGTCGCTGGCGGCGGAATGGGCCAAATACGGCATCCGGCTGAACGCCATTGCGCCAGGACCGTTCCCCACCAAAGGAGCCTGGGACCGCTTGTTTCCCGAACCACTCTTGAAAATAATGGACCCGACCAACCGAATTCCGTTGAAGCGCGTTGGCGATCACCAGGAACTGGCCAATCTGGCGGCCTACCTGATGTCTGATTATTCAGCCTACATGACGGGCGAATGCATCACCATCGACGGGGGCGAAGTCTTGTCAAACGGCGAGTTTAATCACCTCGAGCAGGTGCCGAGCGAAATGTGGGACGAAATTGCCAAAAGCATCAAGCAGGCCAACAAGTGA
- the rlmB gene encoding 23S rRNA (guanosine(2251)-2'-O)-methyltransferase RlmB, which translates to MENRRNPRVNNPRYDQKRNDQPKRSPDEFVFGIQSVTETLKSGKDIDRLYLLKDGSFPEIQKLAFERKVTIQRVPPERLDRITRKNHQGAICFISAIQYVKLSNVIANVYEQGKVPLFLLLDRITDVRNFGAIARTAECAGVQGIVIPARGAALINADAMKTSSGALNHVSISREVNLEETIKYLKDSGLKVIACTEKTDNYLYEVDMSGPTAIIMGSEEDGISDDLLRLADHHARIPLVGQVESLNVSVATGVVLYEAVRQRIFSEGA; encoded by the coding sequence ATGGAGAACAGGCGCAATCCGCGAGTAAATAACCCGCGTTACGATCAGAAGCGTAACGATCAACCGAAACGTTCACCGGATGAATTTGTGTTCGGCATCCAGTCGGTTACCGAAACACTTAAATCAGGTAAAGACATTGACCGGCTTTATCTGTTGAAAGACGGCAGTTTTCCTGAAATTCAGAAACTGGCCTTCGAACGAAAAGTAACCATTCAGCGGGTGCCGCCGGAGCGACTCGACCGAATTACCCGCAAGAACCACCAGGGAGCTATTTGCTTTATCTCAGCCATCCAGTACGTTAAGTTATCAAACGTTATTGCGAATGTGTATGAGCAGGGAAAAGTGCCCTTGTTTCTGTTGCTGGACCGCATTACGGATGTGCGCAATTTTGGCGCCATCGCCCGGACGGCAGAGTGTGCAGGCGTTCAGGGAATTGTGATCCCGGCGCGGGGCGCTGCCCTGATCAATGCCGATGCCATGAAAACATCGTCGGGGGCACTCAATCACGTGTCTATCAGCCGGGAGGTGAACCTGGAAGAAACCATTAAATACCTGAAAGATTCAGGGCTAAAAGTAATTGCCTGTACCGAGAAGACGGATAATTACCTCTACGAAGTCGATATGTCGGGGCCCACGGCCATCATCATGGGTTCGGAAGAAGACGGAATTTCGGATGATTTGCTGCGGCTCGCCGATCACCACGCGCGGATTCCGCTGGTTGGTCAGGTCGAATCCCTGAACGTATCGGTCGCGACGGGTGTCGTGCTCTACGAAGCGGTACGGCAACGGATATTTAGCGAAGGAGCTTAA
- a CDS encoding DUF2157 domain-containing protein, producing the protein MSPNWVLQELEKEQIITQPQAKIIRDAEAKKPFSVHWELRVVLYIGILLFTTGGGLLIYENLDRIGHNALLGVLTVVCIACFVYAFRFKKPYSPGQTGSSSAFGDYALLLSCLLFLTLEGYVQYQYNLFGTRYGLVTFLPAVLFLGLAYAFDHRGVLSLGLTALISWVGVTIRPLEFYFKGNLRDMTVLLSALLLALLLLGGAWYLNQKRIKTHFTNTTLTFAGNLMLVALLAGLFNFTEYHLLFAIGLAVACFGFDRFARQEHSFLFLLMSTLYGYIGVTYLIFHYLKPGNEAVYLYSIITGIGLIAYLLTYRKKI; encoded by the coding sequence ATGTCCCCCAACTGGGTCTTACAGGAACTTGAAAAAGAACAAATTATTACCCAACCACAGGCAAAAATCATCCGCGATGCAGAGGCGAAAAAACCATTCTCCGTGCATTGGGAATTGCGGGTAGTGCTGTACATCGGGATTCTGTTATTTACGACCGGCGGCGGATTATTGATCTACGAAAACCTGGATCGAATTGGCCATAATGCCCTGCTGGGCGTGCTGACGGTGGTGTGCATTGCCTGCTTTGTGTATGCGTTCCGGTTTAAAAAGCCATATTCGCCGGGACAGACGGGAAGCAGCTCGGCCTTTGGGGATTATGCGTTGTTGCTGAGTTGTCTGTTATTTCTGACGCTGGAAGGCTACGTGCAGTACCAATACAATCTTTTTGGTACGCGCTACGGTCTGGTGACGTTTCTGCCGGCAGTCCTATTTTTGGGCTTAGCTTACGCCTTCGACCACCGGGGCGTTTTGTCGCTGGGACTAACCGCCCTGATCTCCTGGGTAGGGGTCACCATCCGGCCCCTGGAGTTTTACTTCAAAGGCAACTTGCGTGACATGACCGTTTTATTGTCGGCCTTGTTGCTGGCGCTGCTGCTATTGGGCGGAGCGTGGTATCTGAACCAGAAACGAATCAAGACGCATTTTACCAACACGACGCTCACGTTTGCCGGTAACCTGATGCTGGTAGCGCTGCTGGCAGGCTTGTTTAATTTCACGGAGTATCATCTATTGTTCGCCATTGGCCTCGCAGTCGCCTGCTTCGGTTTCGACCGTTTTGCCCGTCAGGAGCATTCGTTTCTGTTTCTATTGATGAGTACGCTCTACGGCTATATTGGCGTTACTTACCTGATTTTCCACTACCTGAAGCCGGGAAACGAAGCGGTTTACCTTTATTCCATTATTACCGGCATCGGATTGATTGCCTATCTGCTGACGTACCGGAAGAAAATCTAG
- a CDS encoding VRR-NUC domain-containing protein produces MAGQQQIELPPKYYLDYFRYLIGFVQRMYTHLLNAEEQAFIRRFESLTEDAQCLFVRFSNRRGDFFRIDKLSYREIDELPAAVGELLLNGFIERLNAHHELMGDAALNVFTKPELLALLPLAPEELKPLAKEKKENVVRYALHELAFPEIVASLTAHETVVKVAFEAEVMMLKYLFFGNRSSDMTEFVIRDLGKVSFERYDESKLTARFLTRKEVEDKLMISLTNEEFRELQHAETPPEDIYNWFMNWNETRPDLADIAQPGYAKLVTRVGSYLERQKMPDQAMQVYQLTNMVPARERRVRLLFKSGLVEEALALCDDMAVSPQNADERYFATDFREKILSVGEKKRPRKATTRFLSDAESVAIPAVYRHHVEAGVMNHYLEQGWEAAFTENYPWRGLFGLVFWDIIYDANVSAIHHPLQRAPSDFYSVDFYLKREEALKGRLTELATREAFREQVEGVFFGKYGITNVLVDWNEELLSLAHQIIDLLEPEQLGLVLLEMSHNLREHTRGFPDLLIWNDEGKYEFIEVKSPTDHLGSQQLHWLQFFQTIDVKARVLRVDWA; encoded by the coding sequence ATGGCAGGTCAACAGCAAATCGAATTACCTCCTAAATATTACCTGGATTACTTCCGCTACCTGATCGGGTTCGTTCAGCGGATGTATACTCATTTACTCAACGCGGAAGAACAGGCGTTTATCCGCCGTTTTGAAAGCCTAACCGAAGATGCCCAATGCTTGTTTGTTCGGTTTAGCAATCGGCGGGGCGACTTTTTCCGGATTGATAAACTCAGTTACAGAGAAATCGACGAGCTTCCGGCGGCGGTGGGCGAATTATTGCTTAATGGTTTTATCGAGCGACTCAATGCGCACCACGAGCTGATGGGCGACGCCGCGTTGAATGTGTTTACCAAACCGGAACTGCTGGCTTTGCTGCCGCTGGCTCCCGAGGAACTAAAGCCCCTGGCCAAAGAAAAGAAAGAAAACGTAGTGCGTTATGCCCTGCACGAGTTGGCTTTCCCGGAAATCGTGGCTAGCCTGACCGCGCACGAAACGGTGGTGAAAGTAGCGTTTGAGGCCGAAGTGATGATGCTCAAATACTTGTTCTTTGGCAATCGCTCGTCCGACATGACGGAGTTTGTGATTCGCGATTTAGGAAAAGTAAGCTTTGAGCGCTACGATGAATCCAAGCTGACAGCCCGTTTTCTAACTCGGAAAGAGGTCGAGGACAAACTCATGATCTCGCTGACCAACGAAGAATTCCGGGAGTTACAGCACGCGGAAACGCCGCCGGAAGATATTTACAACTGGTTCATGAACTGGAACGAAACTCGCCCCGACCTGGCCGACATTGCCCAGCCGGGTTATGCCAAGCTCGTGACCCGCGTTGGCAGCTACCTCGAGCGGCAGAAAATGCCCGACCAGGCCATGCAGGTGTATCAGTTAACCAACATGGTACCGGCCCGGGAACGGCGCGTTCGGCTCCTCTTCAAATCCGGCCTGGTTGAGGAAGCACTTGCCTTGTGCGACGATATGGCGGTCAGTCCGCAGAACGCTGACGAACGGTATTTTGCCACCGACTTTCGGGAGAAGATTTTGAGTGTGGGCGAGAAAAAGCGCCCCCGCAAGGCCACGACCCGTTTTCTGTCGGATGCCGAAAGCGTGGCGATCCCGGCTGTCTACCGCCACCATGTCGAAGCTGGTGTGATGAATCATTACCTGGAACAGGGCTGGGAAGCGGCTTTCACGGAAAATTACCCCTGGCGTGGGTTGTTCGGGCTGGTATTCTGGGACATTATTTACGATGCCAATGTCTCGGCCATTCACCACCCGCTGCAACGCGCCCCATCTGATTTTTATTCGGTTGATTTTTACCTCAAACGAGAAGAAGCCCTCAAAGGCCGATTAACGGAACTAGCCACCCGGGAGGCGTTTCGGGAGCAGGTCGAAGGCGTTTTCTTCGGAAAATATGGCATCACAAACGTGCTGGTTGACTGGAACGAGGAGCTACTTAGTCTGGCGCACCAGATTATCGATTTGCTGGAACCAGAGCAATTAGGGCTGGTTTTACTGGAAATGTCCCATAACCTGCGGGAACATACGCGCGGTTTCCCGGATCTGCTCATCTGGAATGACGAAGGGAAATACGAATTTATTGAAGTAAAATCACCGACAGATCACCTGGGTTCGCAACAACTTCACTGGCTTCAGTTCTTCCAGACCATTGACGTGAAAGCCCGGGTTTTGCGGGTAGACTGGGCGTGA
- a CDS encoding SDR family oxidoreductase, which yields MHASPICLITGANSGIGKVAALELAKKGFDLILLCRNLDKARPVRKEIKAVSKTGRVDLIWCDLASQESVAQAAREVIDRYDRLDVLINNGGLFIDKEQYSPEGIELTFATNHLGPFLLTNLLLDLLKKGHNARVITVASEAYRWNRSFKLDQLAKPASYSGMGAYGASKLCNILFARELADRLMGFGITSNSLHPGAVKTNFGGGGGGWQSTIFSLMRPFFISPEKGAETTIYLASSPEVEKVTGLYFEKCRPLTPNQDALSDYNAKKLWTLSEQLTHLRDWSVAV from the coding sequence ATGCACGCATCACCAATATGTCTGATCACCGGAGCTAACTCTGGAATTGGAAAAGTAGCTGCCCTTGAATTAGCTAAAAAAGGCTTTGACCTCATTCTTTTGTGTCGTAATCTGGATAAGGCCCGGCCCGTTCGGAAAGAAATCAAGGCCGTCAGTAAAACAGGGCGTGTCGATTTGATCTGGTGTGACCTAGCCAGCCAGGAGTCAGTAGCGCAGGCCGCTCGCGAAGTCATTGATCGGTACGACCGTCTGGATGTCTTAATTAACAACGGCGGTTTGTTTATCGACAAAGAGCAATATTCGCCCGAAGGCATCGAATTGACGTTTGCCACTAATCACCTGGGTCCTTTTCTGCTGACAAACTTGCTGCTGGATTTATTGAAAAAAGGCCATAATGCACGGGTCATCACGGTGGCATCGGAGGCATATCGCTGGAACCGCAGCTTTAAACTGGATCAACTGGCCAAGCCTGCTTCTTACAGCGGCATGGGCGCGTATGGTGCTTCGAAGCTTTGTAATATTTTATTCGCCAGAGAATTGGCTGACCGCCTGATGGGCTTTGGCATTACGTCCAATAGCTTGCATCCGGGAGCAGTTAAGACGAATTTTGGCGGCGGCGGTGGTGGTTGGCAATCAACAATCTTTTCGCTAATGCGGCCTTTTTTCATCAGTCCTGAAAAAGGCGCTGAGACCACTATTTATCTGGCTTCTTCGCCGGAAGTTGAAAAAGTAACTGGCTTGTACTTTGAAAAATGCCGTCCATTAACGCCGAATCAGGACGCTCTCAGCGACTACAACGCGAAGAAATTATGGACCTTAAGTGAGCAGCTTACGCACCTGCGCGATTGGTCGGTGGCCGTATAA
- a CDS encoding class I SAM-dependent methyltransferase, protein MYKTTEITSAEIISDNPVHQRLLFPYVEAAKIVSGNVLEIGCGWGRGLELLTQAASHYTGIDKNLALIESLQKQYPQSRFIQANIPPLSDLPDNTFDYIVTFQVIEHIENDDLFVKEAHRVLKPGGTLLLTTVNRLFSLTRNPWHVREYTAQELQALISRYFPTVKTEGIHGNAKVMDYYEQNKKSVEKFTRFDVLNLQYRLPRWMLQIPYDILNRMNRNQLHEQGGLAAEIRHTDYVRSANPAGSLDFFYMATK, encoded by the coding sequence ATGTATAAAACCACTGAAATAACTTCTGCCGAAATCATTTCGGATAACCCTGTTCACCAACGATTGCTGTTTCCCTACGTCGAAGCGGCAAAAATTGTCAGCGGCAACGTGCTGGAAATTGGCTGCGGCTGGGGTCGGGGCCTCGAACTCTTAACCCAGGCAGCAAGTCATTACACTGGTATCGACAAAAACCTGGCCCTGATTGAATCGCTTCAGAAACAATACCCACAGTCTCGTTTTATCCAAGCCAACATTCCGCCCCTCAGCGATTTGCCAGACAATACATTCGATTACATTGTTACGTTTCAAGTCATTGAACACATTGAAAACGATGATCTGTTTGTCAAAGAAGCCCACCGCGTTCTGAAGCCGGGCGGCACCCTGCTGCTGACTACCGTCAATCGCCTTTTCTCGCTGACGCGTAATCCGTGGCATGTCCGCGAATATACCGCCCAGGAATTACAAGCCCTGATTAGCCGTTACTTCCCCACCGTCAAAACCGAAGGCATTCATGGCAATGCCAAAGTGATGGACTACTACGAGCAGAACAAAAAATCGGTCGAGAAGTTTACGCGTTTCGATGTTCTTAATCTGCAATACCGCCTGCCGCGCTGGATGTTACAAATTCCGTACGATATTCTGAACCGCATGAACCGCAACCAGTTGCACGAACAAGGCGGCCTCGCGGCGGAAATTCGGCATACCGATTACGTCAGAAGCGCTAACCCGGCGGGCAGTCTGGACTTTTTTTACATGGCTACGAAATAG
- a CDS encoding trans-sulfuration enzyme family protein, with protein sequence MHPETLAIHSSYYHDQNAGAVAPPIYLSTTFERNADGTFPHELIYARMNNPNREAIEKSIAALEGGQVGMAFSSGQAAAMSILQTLRPGDHVVVAQDTYHGTPALLEEVFHPWGLTYTRTDLTNLEALRLSIHENTRLVWVETPSNPLLRITDIRAVAAIAHEAGAYCICDNTWATPILQKPIELGCDVVMHSTTKYFGGHSDVISGALVFKEDNELAQRARRIQSLGGAVPSPFDCWLILRGIKTLATRVRAQSSSAQKIAEALANHPAIEAVHYPGLPSHPGHEIAKSQMTDFGAMLSIQVRGGAEAALQLTGRLKLFTRATSLGGVESLIEHRASVEGPNTATPLNLLRLSIGLEHPDDLIDDLQQAL encoded by the coding sequence ATGCATCCCGAAACGCTGGCCATACACAGCAGCTACTACCACGATCAGAACGCCGGTGCAGTGGCACCGCCTATTTACCTGAGTACGACATTTGAGCGCAACGCAGACGGTACATTCCCGCACGAGCTTATTTACGCCCGCATGAACAACCCGAACCGCGAGGCTATTGAAAAAAGCATTGCCGCGTTGGAAGGTGGCCAGGTTGGCATGGCTTTTTCATCGGGCCAGGCGGCGGCCATGTCGATTTTGCAAACCTTACGCCCCGGCGACCATGTGGTGGTGGCGCAGGATACGTACCACGGAACACCCGCCCTGCTGGAAGAAGTTTTTCACCCCTGGGGGCTTACTTACACCCGCACGGACCTGACCAATTTGGAAGCGCTGCGGCTTTCTATCCACGAAAATACGCGTCTGGTCTGGGTTGAAACCCCGTCTAATCCCCTGCTGCGGATCACCGATATTCGCGCTGTGGCAGCTATTGCGCACGAGGCTGGTGCTTACTGCATCTGTGACAACACCTGGGCAACGCCCATCCTGCAAAAACCGATTGAGTTAGGCTGCGATGTGGTTATGCACTCGACAACCAAATATTTTGGTGGACACAGTGATGTAATCAGCGGCGCTTTGGTTTTCAAAGAAGACAACGAGTTGGCCCAACGGGCGCGCCGCATCCAGTCCTTGGGTGGGGCCGTTCCCTCACCGTTTGACTGCTGGCTCATTCTGCGCGGCATCAAAACGCTGGCCACCCGCGTTCGTGCCCAGAGTTCGTCGGCCCAGAAAATAGCCGAAGCCTTAGCTAATCATCCGGCCATCGAAGCGGTTCACTACCCGGGACTGCCCTCCCATCCTGGTCACGAGATTGCGAAAAGCCAGATGACCGATTTTGGTGCCATGCTGTCAATTCAGGTTCGGGGCGGAGCCGAAGCCGCCCTTCAGCTTACGGGCCGTCTGAAACTGTTTACGCGGGCAACGAGCCTCGGTGGCGTCGAAAGTTTGATTGAACACCGCGCTTCGGTCGAAGGACCAAACACGGCAACTCCGCTTAATCTGCTTCGCCTGTCCATCGGCCTGGAGCACCCCGACGATCTGATTGACGATTTACAGCAAGCCCTATAA